In Thermococcus thioreducens, a genomic segment contains:
- the pdxT gene encoding pyridoxal 5'-phosphate synthase glutaminase subunit PdxT — translation MVKVGVIGLQGDVSEHIEASRRALENLGVSGEVIWLRKPGQLEGISAIIIPGGESTTISRLMVKNGLFEPIKELGEKGLPIMGTCAGLIMLSKEVTGATPEQRFLKLLDVRVNRNAYGRQVDSFEAPIKLAFSDEPFPGVFIRAPRIVELLNDKVKPIAWLGDRVVGVEAGNVIGLEFHPELTDDTRVHEYLLEKAI, via the coding sequence ATGGTTAAGGTAGGCGTTATAGGCCTTCAGGGCGACGTCAGCGAGCACATCGAGGCGAGCAGGAGGGCTTTGGAGAACCTCGGGGTTTCCGGAGAGGTCATCTGGCTCAGGAAGCCGGGGCAGCTGGAGGGAATTTCCGCAATCATAATCCCCGGCGGCGAGAGCACGACGATATCGAGGCTCATGGTGAAGAACGGCCTTTTTGAACCCATCAAAGAGCTCGGCGAGAAAGGTCTGCCCATAATGGGCACCTGTGCCGGTCTAATAATGCTCTCGAAGGAGGTAACCGGTGCAACGCCAGAGCAGAGGTTCCTCAAGTTGCTCGACGTTCGCGTTAATAGAAACGCCTACGGCAGGCAGGTGGACAGCTTCGAGGCACCGATAAAGCTGGCCTTCAGCGACGAGCCCTTCCCCGGCGTCTTTATCCGCGCCCCGAGGATAGTAGAACTCCTCAACGACAAGGTGAAGCCGATAGCATGGCTCGGCGACAGGGTCGTTGGAGTCGAGGCCGGCAACGTAATCGGGCTGGAGTTCCACCCGGAGCTGACTGATGACACAAGGGTTCACGAGTACCTCCTGGAGAAGGCGATATAA